In the Sarcophilus harrisii chromosome 1, mSarHar1.11, whole genome shotgun sequence genome, one interval contains:
- the LOC100916184 gene encoding serine protease 33-like — protein sequence MREFSCRQGPLLLLLLLGAAETQMFPGCGQPRMSGRIVGGRDAREGEWPWQASLQYRWAHVCGASLISRQWVLTAAHCFSRPVRLSEYTIRLGELRLARPSPQALSLHLLRVVLNANFTEDGAQGDIALIQLLRPVPFSAHILPVCLPGPGSPPPPGTPCWVTGWGSLRSGVSLPGSRPLQGVQVPLIDRRTCDRLYHVDSDTSLTEPIVLPGTLCAGYARGSKDACQGDSGGPLVCIQSGRWVLEGVVSWGKGCALPNRPGVYTSVAYYWPWIQAHLGTSALQVHHHVPGHPQPHQFLHFFLPNF from the exons ATGAGGGAGTTTTCATGCCGACAGGGCCCTCTGCTGCTACTGCTTTTGCTGG GAGCTGCAGAAACACAGATGTTTCCAG GCTGTGGGCAGCCCCGGATGTCTGGCCGCATCGTGGGCGGGAGGGATGCCCGGGAGGGGGAGTGGCCATGGCAAGCCAGCCTGCAGTACCGCTGGGCCCACGTGTGCGGGGCCTCGCTCATCTCTCGCCAGTGGGTGCTAACCGCAGCTCACTGCTTCTCAAG ACCAGTGAGGCTGTCAGAGTACACAATACGCCTCGGGGAGTTGCGCCTGGCTAGGCCCTCACCTCAAGCCCTCTCTCTGCATCTGTTGCGAGTTGTGCTCAATGCCAACTTCACGGAAGACGGGGCCCAGGGAGACATCGCACTTATTCAGCTCCTCCGACCAGTCCCATTCAGTGCCCATATCCTGCCAGTCTGCCTCCCTGGACCTGGAAGCCCACCACCCCCAGGCACCCCGTGCTGGGTCACTGGCTGGGGCAGCCTCCGGTCCGGAG TGTCACTGCCTGGCTCCAGGCCCCTGCAGGGAGTCCAGGTCCCACTGATAGACAGACGTACCTGTGACCGGCTTTACCACGTGGATTCCGACACCTCCCTCACCGAGCCTATAGTCTTGCCTGGCACCCTATGTGCAGGTTATGCCAGAGGCAGCAAGGATGCCTGCCAG GGAGATTCTGGGGGACCCCTGGTGTGTATCCAGTCTGGTCGATGGGTCCTTGAAGGTGTGGTGAGTTGGGGCAAGGGATGTGCTTTACCCAACCGCCCAGGTGTCTACACCAGTGTGGCCTACTACTGGCCCTGGATCCAGGCCCACTTGGGCACTTCAGCCCTGCAGGTCCACCACCATGTGCCCGGTCATCCCCAACCCCACCAGTTCTTGCActttttccttcctaatttctAA
- the LOC100915923 gene encoding serine protease 33, whose amino-acid sequence MELGTAWLLQLLLLLPSTTNGEKDLWISSGCGQPILKNQVNERIVGGRNAGEGAWPWQASLRHNRAHICGATLISHSWVLTAAHCFSLPVKVSQFQVVLGELQLFSTPGQSISSPLSKVILHPDYSGVDGSLGDIALLKLARPLYFSPWILPACLPEADNPFHTNLTCFVTGWGNVKEGVQLSSPYTLQEAKLPLIDAKECDKILNWHKVTDKMICAGYIKGGVDACQGDSGGPLVCPYLGSWFLVGIVSWGIGCAQPKKPGVYTLVSAYGDWIQSHASEVQLGSYNITIRSAADRQTRGPHLISLLLVLWSFVNHC is encoded by the exons ATGGAACTGGGGACTGCCTGGCTCTTGCAGTTGCTGCTTCTGCTGCCGTCCACgacaaatg GTGAAAAAGATCTTTGGATAAGTTCAG GCTGTGGTCAGCCAATCCTGAAGAATCAGGTGAATGAACGCATCGTTGGAGGCAGAAATGCCGGTGAAGGGGCCTGGCCATGGCAGGCCAGTCTAAGGCATAACAGGGCCCACATCTGCGGAGCCACTCTGATTTCCCATAGCTGGGTTCTGACAGCTGCCCATTGCTTTTCCTT GCCTGTCAAGGTGTCCCAGTTCCAGGTAGTCCTCGGGGAACTCCAGCTCTTTTCCACCCCAGGCCAGTCCATCTCAAGCCCACTGAGCAAGGTGATCCTGCACCCAGACTACTCGGGGGTAGATGGCTCGTTGGGGGATATCGCCCTCTTGAAGCTGGCCCGGCCTCTCTACTTCTCCCCCTGGATTCTGCCTGCCTGTCTCCCTGAGGCCGACAACCCCTTTCACACTAATCTGACCTGCTTTGTGACAGGATGGGGGAACGTGAAGGAGGGAG TCCAGCTGTCCTCACCATACACTCTGCAGGAAGCAAAGCTGCCACTGATTGATGCCAAGGAGTGTGACAAGATCCTGAATTGGCACAAGGTCACCGATAAAATGATCTGTGCTGGCTACATCAAAGGGGGTGTAGATGCCTGTCAG GGTGATTCTGGGGGTCCTTTGGTATGTCCCTATCTGGGTTCCTGGTTCCTGGTGGGAATTGTAAGCTGGGGCATTGGCTGTGCCCAGCCCAAAAAACCAGGTGTCTACACTCTTGTCTCTGCCTATGGGGACTGGATCCAAAGTCACGCATCGGAAGTGCAGCTGGGCTCCTATAACATCACAATCCGAAGTGCTGCTGACAGACAGACTCGCGGTCCTCATCTCATCAGCCTCCTCCTAGTCCTGTGGAGCTTTGTCAATCACTGCTGA